A stretch of the Lolium perenne isolate Kyuss_39 chromosome 3, Kyuss_2.0, whole genome shotgun sequence genome encodes the following:
- the LOC127293470 gene encoding phospholipase D zeta 1, translated as MNREQPEEEEEDLHHAQRYVRMPPEPEPGPEASSASFRLPDSARVFDELPRARIVAVSRPDAGDITPMLLSYTVEVQYKQFRWPLYKKASQVLYLHFTLKRRAFLEEFHEKQEQVKEWLQNLGIGEHMPVVHDDEEADDVHVLPHHDDHSAKARNVPSSAVLPVIRPALGRQQSISDRAKVAMQEYLNHFLGNLDIVNLREVCKFLEVSLLSFLPEYGPKLKEDYVTVGHLPKIDTNSTEGCCSSSCFRFCSSSWQKVWAVLKPGFLALLQDPFDPKLLDIIIFDVSHHLARNGDGQITLAKEIKERNPLHFGFEVSSGGRTMKLRTRSSAKVKDWVAAINAARRLPEGWCHPHRFGSFAPPRGLTEDGSTVQWFIDGQSAFDAIASSIEQAKSEIFITDWWLCPELYLRRPFQYHGSSRLDILLESRAKRGVQIYILLYKEVSLALKINSMYSKQRLLNIHENVKVLRYPDHFSTGIYLWSHHEKIVIVDNQVCYIGGLDLCFGRYDTPEHKVVDFPPSTWPGKDYYNPRESEPNSWEDTMKDELDRTKYPRMPWHDVQCAVYGPACRDVARHFVQRWNYAKRNKAPNEQAIPLLMPHHHMVIPHYMGNSKDTNCETESKQTQDKDIKVRRQSTLTAPASYQDIPLLLPQEPDHLDLRNGDLGLKLDINHGHLDHPNQTNFKQPLSNRKAKQDLCSQDLQMKGFVDNLGSPEVSVVIHHNNTSKANVRHIDKEWWETQERGSQVASVLDVGEVGPQATCRCQVIRSVGPWSAGTTQIEGSIHNAYFSLIEKAEHFVYIENQFFISGLSGDDTIKNRVLEALYRRILRAEKEKRCFRVIIVIPLLPGFQGGIDDGGAASVRAIMHWQYRTICRGSNSILKNLYDVVGSKAHDYISFYGLRAHGRLGDGGPLVTNQIYVHSKLMIIDDRMTLIGSANINDRSLLGSRDSEIGMIIEDKEMVSSTMDGSPWEAGKFSLSLRLSLWAEHLGLHAGEVNQIMDPVADSTYKNIWTATAKANTAIYQDVFLCVPNDHIHSRAQFRQSLAHRKEKIGHTTIDLGVALEKAEIIQEDGDMVVVGTDPAGRLQAVRGNLVSFPLEFMCQEDLRPFFSESEYYTSPQVFH; from the exons ATGAACAGGGAGcagcccgaggaggaggaggaggacctgcATCACGCCCAAAGGTACGTGCGGATGCCGCCCGAGCCGGAGCCGGGCCCGGAGGCCTCGTCGGCGTCCTTCCGGCTGCCGGACTCCGCGCGGGTGTTCGACGAGCTGCCGCGCGCCAGGATCGTCGCGGTCTCGCGCCCAGACGCCGGGGACATCACGCCCATGCTGCTCTCATACACCGTCGAGGTCCAGTACAAGCAG TTTAGGTGGCCCCTATACAAGAAGGCTTCACAGGTTCTATATCTCCATTTTACGTTGAAGAGACGTGCATTTCTTGAAGAATTCCATGAGAAGCAGGAACAG GTCAAAGAATGGCTTCAAAATCTGGGAATAGGTGAGCATATGCCAGTTGTGCATGATGATgaagaagcagatgatgtgcatgtTCTTCCCCACCATGATGATCACTCTGCCAAAGCTAG AAATGTTCCCTCAAGTGCTGTTCTGCCTGTCATTCGACCAGCGCTTGGTCGTCAGCAGTCCATTTCTGATCGTGCAAAGGTTGCCATGCAAGAATATCTGAACCATTTCTTAGGGAATTTGGATATTGTCAACCTACGAGAG GTTTGCAAATTTTTGGAAGTCTCTCTGTTATCGTTTTTGCCAGAGTATGGCCCTAAGCTAAAGGAAGATTATGTTACAGTTGGACACTTGCCAAAAATTGACACAAATAGTACAGAGGGATGCTGTTCATCTAGCTGTTTTCGTTTCTGCAGTAGTAGCTGGCAAAAG GTCTGGGCTGTACTGAAGCCAGGATTCTTGGCTTTGCTCCAAGATCCTTTTGATCCAAAGCTGCTGGATATAATTATCTTTGATGTGTCACATCACCTGGCTAGAAATGGAGATGGTCAAATCACTCTAGCAAAGGAGATCAAAGAACGCAATCCATTGCATTTTGGATTTGAG GTATCTTCTGGGGGGAGGACAATGAAATTGAGAACAAGAAGTTCTGCCAAAGTAAAAGATTGGGTAGCTGCAATAAATGCTGCTCGGCGCCTTCCAGAGGGGTGGTGTCACCCTCATCGTTTTGGTTCATTTGCACCACCTAGGGGCTTGACTGAAGATGGTAGTACCGTACAATGGTTTATAGATGGGCAATCAGCATTTGACGCTATTGCTTCTTCCATTGAGCAAGCCAAATCAGAG ATATTTATTACTGATTGGTGGCTCTGCCCAGAATTGTACCTTCGACGCCCTTTCCAGTATCATGGGTCTTCCAGGCTTGATATTCTTCTGGAATCGAGGGCAAAGCGAGGTGTACAG ATTTACATTCTTCTATACAAGGAAGTTTCTCTTGCATTGAAAATTAACAGCATGTACAGTAAACAAAGGCTGCTTAACATTCATGAAAATGTTAAAGTTCTGCGCTACCCTGATCATTTCTCAACTGGCATATACTTATG GTCCCACCATGAGAAAATTGTTATTGTTGACAATCAAGTTTGCTACATCGGAGGTCTTGATTTATGCTTTGGCCGTTATGATACCCCTGAGCacaaagttgtggatttccctccTTCAACGTGGCCAGGAAAGGATTATTACAACCCGAG AGAATCAGAGCCGAATTCTTGGGAGGACACAATGAAAGATGAGCTTGATCGTACTAAGTACCCTCGCATGCCCTGGCATGATGTTCAGTGTGCTGTTTATGGTCCAGCATGTCGAGATGTAGCAAGACATTTTGTTCAGCGCTGGAACTATGCAAAG AGGAATAAAGCACCAAACGAGCAGGCAATTCCCTTACTTATGCCTCATCATCATATGGTAATTCCCCATTACATGGGCAATAGCAAAGACACAAATTGTGAGACAGAGAGTAAACAAACTCAAGATAAAGATATCAAAGTGAGGAGGCAAAGCACCTTGACTGCACCAGCATCATACCAGGACATTCCGTTGCTCTTGCCTCAAGAGCCTGATCACCTGGATTTGCGTAATGGCGATCTAGGCCTGAAGTTAGACATCAATCATGGTCATTTAGATCACCCAAATCAAACCAATTTCAAGCAGCCACTGTCAAACCGAAAGGCGAAACAAGATCTTTGTTCTCAGGATTTACAGATGAAAGGTTTTGTGGACAATCTTGGCTCTCCTGAGGTTTCAGTTGTTATACATCATAATAACACATCTAAAGCAAATGTACGCCACATAGACAAGGAGTGGTGGGAGACACAGGAGAGAGGAAGCCAGGTTGCCTCTGTGCTTGATGTAGGAGAGGTTGGTCCTCAAGCAACTTGCCGTTGTCAG GTTATTAGAAGTGTTGGTCCATGGTCGGCTGGAACAActcaaattgaaggaagcattcaCAACGCCTATTTTTCTCTCATTGAGAAGGCAGAACATTTTGTATATATTGAG AATCAATTTTTCATATCAGGTCTTTCAGGAGATGACACAATTAAAAACCGAGTATTAGAGGCATTATACAGAAGGATACTTAGAGCAGAAAAGGAGAAAAGGTGCTTTCGGGTTATCATCGTCATACCACTTTTACCTGGTTTTCAG GGAGGTATTGATGATGGTGGCGCTGCATCTGTGAGGGCAATTATGCATTGGCAATACCGGACTATTTGTAGAGGGTCTAATTCAATACTTAAGAATCTATATGATGTAGTTGGCTCAAAAGCACATGATTATATCTCGTTTTATGGGCTTAGAGCACATGGTAGACTAGGTGATGGAGGGCCCTTGGTCACCAATCAG ATATATGTACACAGTAAGTTGATGATCATTGATGATCGCATGACACTGATTGGCTCAGCAAATATAAACGATAGAAGCTTGCTTGGATCAAGGGATTCTGAG ATTGGTATGATTATTGAAGATAAAGAGATGGTCAGTTCAACAATGGATGGAAGTCCTTGGGAAGCTGGGAAGTTCTCTCTTAGCTTGCGCCTTTCTCTGTGGGCAGAACACCTTGGTCTTCATGCAGGAGAG GTTAATcaaatcatggatcctgtggcTGATTCGACATACAAAAACATCTGGACGGCGACTGCTAAG GCGAACACTGCCATCTACCAAGATGTCTTCTTGTGTGTTCCCAATGATCACATCCACTCCAG GGCCCAGTTTCGGCAAAGCCTTGCTCACCGGAAGGAGAAAATTGGCCACACGACCATCGACCTAGGTGTTGCCCTTGAGAAAGCGGAAATCATCCAGGAAGATGGGGACATGGTAGTGGTAGGAACCGACCCCGCAGGGAGACTGCAGGCCGTCAGAGGCAACCTAGTTTCCTTCCCTTTGGAGTTCATGTGCCAAGAGGACTTGAGGCCATTCTTCAGTGAGAGCGAGTACTATACGTCCCCACAAGTTTTCCATTAG
- the LOC127293471 gene encoding uncharacterized protein yields MGTATMATALGAAMLLYFVLSRRLAQHEDSAGSPGGGAGGGGKRRRGRAVRRPAQPPATWIEAVGTLAETLRFTYAETLGKWPIGDLAFGIKYLMRRQGNLHVASVYAGSDCIELKGPEVMEELIILRRLIDLCFLFSKKSFPLFLELAGFSQEDVFIEEPKAGILKPAHTILRDECTKSFLVLIRGTHSMKDTLTAASGAVVPFHHSLLDEGGVSKLVLGYAHCGMVAAARWIARGITPCLLQALSQCPEYQIKIVGHSLGGGTAALLTYILREHTEFSTTTCVAFAPASCMTWELAESGKHFVTTIVNGADLVPTVSTTSIDDLRSEVTASSWLNDLRDQIQQTRFLNVVYRSATALGTRLQSFSGARARVAGAGALLRPVSSKTLVVMKQAQTVAQAVARSRSALSSWSCMGARRRAVSVVAASPKDEMTAETHVTSTVDSESFVVEQHGTEVVEELQYSATSISVHEETEEEALLSDHETSREHTEEEITEGELWFEFEKDRDRLAEVEAQTREEEAAAAKEIMEEECAVLMNVEDRQSFSSDSLERQQFYPPGRIMHMVAMPPPDAGPDDPVVADECTVGIYETPRHLYSKIRLSNTMINDHYMPMYKKIMEILIEKFANNDDNLCADSTVE; encoded by the exons ATGGGGACGGCGACGATGGCCACGGCGTTGGGCGCGGCCATGTTGCTCTACTTCGTGCTGAGCCGCCGGCTGGCGCAGCATGAGGACTCCGCCGGCAGCCCGGGCGGGGGCGCGGGCGGAGGGGGGAAGCGGCGGAGGGGGCGTGCGGTCCGGCGCCCGGCGCAGCCGCCTGCGACGTGGATCGAGGCGGTGGGAACGCTCGCCGAGACGCTGCGATTCACCTACGCGGAGACGCTCGGGAAGTGGCCAATCGGGGACCTCGCCTTCGGGATCAAGTACCTCATGCGACGCCAG GGCAATTTACATGTGGCCAGTGTATATGCTGGAAGTGATTGCATTGAACTTAAAGGACCTGAAGTCATGGAAGAGTTGATTATTCTGCGACGTTTAATTGACTTGTGTTTTCTTTTCTCTAAGAAGTCATTCCCACTCTTCTTGGAATTAGCtggattttcccaagaggatgttTTCATTGAGGAACCTAAGGCGGGG ATTTTAAAGCCTGCTCATACAATTCTACGTGATGAGTGCACCAAATCCTTTCTTGTTTTGATTCGAGGCACCCATAGCATGAAAGACACATTGACTGCTGCTAGTGGTGCTGTAGTACCATTTCACCACTCATTATTAGACGAAGGTGGTGTCAGCAAGTTAGTCTTAGGGTATGCACACTGTGGAATGGTTGCTGCAGCGCGCTGGATTGCAAGAGGTATAACACCATGCCTCCTTCAAGCACTCAGTCAATGCCCAGAGTACCAAATAAAG ATTGTTGGCCATTCATTGGGTGGTGGCACTGCTGCATTACTGACCTACATCCTGAGAGAACACACCGAGTTCTCCACAACAACTTGTGTTGCATTTGCGCCTG CTTCATGCATGACATGGGAGTTAGCAGAAtcaggcaagcactttgtaacgaCTATTGTCAATGGTGCTGATCTGGTTCCTACAGTATCTACTACATCTATTGATGATCTTCGTTCTGAG GTAACAGCATCTTCATGGTTGAATGATCTGAGGGATCAAATACAGCAGACACGCTTCCTAAATGTCGTTTACCGGTCTGCTACTGCTTTAGGAACTCGTCTGCAATCTTTCTCTGGTGCTAGAGCCAGGGTCGCTGGTGCTGGGGCACTGCTTCGACCTGTTTCAAGCAAAACCCTG GTTGTGATGAAACAAGCACAGACTGTTGCACAGGCTGTTGCTAGAAGTCGGTCAGCACTGTCTTCATGGTCATGCATGGGTGCACGCCGACGAGCTGTTAGTGTAGTAGCTGCAAGTCCCAAGGATGAAATGACTGCAGAAACTCATGTTACAAGTACAGTGGATTCAGAGTCTTTTGTTGTAGAACAACATGGCACCGAGGTCGTGGAGGAGCTGCAGTATAGTGCAACTAGTATTTCAGTTCATGAGGAAACAGAAGAAGAGGCTCTTCTGAGTGACCATGAAACCTCTAGGGAGCATACGGAAGAAGAAATAACCGAAGGCGAGTTGTGGTTTGAGTTTGAGAAGGACCGGGATCGGCTGGCTGAAGTGGAAGCACAGACCCGGGAGGAAGAGGCAGCTGCTGCCAAGGAAATAATGGAGGAGGAATGTGCTGTCCTAATGAATGTAGAGGATAGGCAGTCGTTCTCATCAGATAGCTTGGAGAGGCAGCAATTCTACCCCCCTGGTAGAATCATGCACATGGTTGCGATGCCTCCTCCCGATGCTGGTCCGGATGATCCTGTTGTGGCTGACGAGTGCACTGTTGGAATATACGAAACACCGAGACATCTCTACAGCAAGATCCGACTGTCTAATACCATGATCAATGACCATTATATGCCAATGTACAAGAAAATTATGGAAATATTGATTGAGAAGTTTGCAAACAATGATGACAACTTGTGTGCAGATTCTACAGTAGAATAG